The Gloeomargarita lithophora Alchichica-D10 genomic sequence GGGAAACCGCAATGGCACAGGACGCACAACAACGGGCAGAATTGGGCATCCCCCCATTACCTTTGAATGCAACCCAGACCGCCGAACTTTGTCAACATCTGCAAACCCCGGCCAGCACACCATCAGACCGGTGGCTTCTCCAGGAACGGGTGCCCCCCGGCGTAGATCAAGCGGCCTATGTGAAGGCGGGATTTCTGGGCGAATTGGCGCAGGGAAGTTTAACCAGCCCCCAAATTAGCCCGGTGCAAGCGGTACAAATGCTGGGGCAAATGGTCGGGGGATATAACGTTCCCCTATTGATTAAATTATTACAAAGTGCAGATAAAATTATTCAACAAACCGCCCAGTCTGCCCTATCGCAAATCACTTTAGTTTATGATGCTTTCAATGATATTTGGCACCTCGCCCGGTCAAATTCCTATGCCCAAGGGGTGATCTCTGCCTGGGCAGAAGCCACTTGGTTTAGCCGCAAACCCGTCTTGGCCGAGGTTTTAACCCTGACGGTATTTAAGGTCACGGGTGAAATCAATACGGATGACCTGTCTCCCGCCGTCCATGCCACCACCAGGCCGGATATTCCTTTGCACGCCCTGACTATGCTGGAAACCCGGGCGCCGGGGGCGTTAGAAACCATTCGAGAACTCAAAAAACTGGGGCATCCCATCGCTTTTGTCGGGGATGTGGTCGGGACGGGTTCTTCGCGCAAATCGGCGATCAATTCCCTGTTGTGGCATATTGGCGAGGACATCCCGGGGGTGCCCAACAAACGCCGGGGCGGGGTGATCCTGGGGGGGGCGCTGGCACCGATTTTTTTCAATACTGCGGAAGATGCGGGGGCTTTGCCGATTGAATGTGAGGTGACGGGGCTGGCAACTGGTAGGGTGATTCGCCTTTATCCCTACGGGGGGGAAGTGCGGGATGAGCAGGATAATGTTATTACAAAGTTTACCCTCAAACCAGAAACAATTTTGGATGAGGTGCGCGCCGGGGGGCGGATTCCTTTGCTGATTGGCCGGGGGTTGACGGATAAAACCCGCAGTATGTTGAATTTACCTGCCCATGCGGGGTTTGTGCGGCCTATGCTCCCCGCGGATACGGGCAAGGGCTTTAGTCTGGCGCAAAAAATGGTGGGCAGAGCCTGTGGGGTAGCGGGGGTGCGCCCGGGGACGGCCTGCGAGCCGGTGATGACCACGGTGGGTTCCCAGGATACGACGGGGCCGATGACCAGGGATGAACTCAAGGAATTGGCCTGTTTGGGATTTAGTGCGGATTTGGTTTTGCAAAGTTTTTGTCATACGGC encodes the following:
- the acnB gene encoding bifunctional aconitate hydratase 2/2-methylisocitrate dehydratase, which translates into the protein MAQDAQQRAELGIPPLPLNATQTAELCQHLQTPASTPSDRWLLQERVPPGVDQAAYVKAGFLGELAQGSLTSPQISPVQAVQMLGQMVGGYNVPLLIKLLQSADKIIQQTAQSALSQITLVYDAFNDIWHLARSNSYAQGVISAWAEATWFSRKPVLAEVLTLTVFKVTGEINTDDLSPAVHATTRPDIPLHALTMLETRAPGALETIRELKKLGHPIAFVGDVVGTGSSRKSAINSLLWHIGEDIPGVPNKRRGGVILGGALAPIFFNTAEDAGALPIECEVTGLATGRVIRLYPYGGEVRDEQDNVITKFTLKPETILDEVRAGGRIPLLIGRGLTDKTRSMLNLPAHAGFVRPMLPADTGKGFSLAQKMVGRACGVAGVRPGTACEPVMTTVGSQDTTGPMTRDELKELACLGFSADLVLQSFCHTAAYPKPVDIATQRELPDFFAGRGGVALRPGDGIIHSWLNRMLLPDTVGTGGDSHTRFPLGISFPAGSGLVAFAAAIGAMPLNMPESVRVRFSGSLQPGVTLRDIVNAIPYVALQKGWLTLGKANKQNIFSGRIMEMEGLPDLQVEQAFELTDATAERSCAGCTMHLGVATVSEYLRSNVALMKNMVAHGYEDSRTLLRRIQQMEAWLNDPQLLAPDGDAEYVATLEVNLDDITEPLVAAPNDPDNIKTLSECVGDPIQEVFIGSCMTNIGHYRAAAKVLEGAGQVKVRLWVCPPTRMDEQILREEGYYSIFAAAGARLEMPGCSLCMGNQARVADQTTVFSTSTRNFNNRMGKDARVYLGSAELAAVCARLGRIPSPAEYREIVTRTIDPLAADVYRYLNFDQIPSFAAGVGA